One window from the genome of Castellaniella sp. MT123 encodes:
- a CDS encoding branched-chain amino acid ABC transporter permease produces the protein MLYRENGQFKSTYRADQQIFPIRQDRWFILALLVAAFVLVPAWATEYWLQAILIPFLILSLAAIGLNVLVGYCGQISIGSGAFMAVGAYAAWNFGVRLDLPLLAQILLGGVFAMLAGVAFGVPSLRIRGLYLAVTTLAAQFFMDWAFLRIPYFTNYSSSGNVSVPELAFFGLPVVTPAQKYLFVLCFVVVFGLLAKNLVRGAIGRQWMAIRDMDVAAAVIGIRPVYAKLTAFAVSSFIIGVAGALWAYVHLGSWEPLAFDLNRSLQLLFIIIIGGLGSIIGSFFGAAFMVLVPVLLTNVPRVLGLSLPVDLAAHIEHMVFGFLIVFFLIAEPHGLARLWSIAKEKLRIWPFPH, from the coding sequence ATGCTCTATCGTGAGAACGGCCAGTTCAAAAGCACCTACCGTGCGGATCAGCAGATCTTTCCGATCCGCCAGGACCGCTGGTTCATCCTGGCGCTATTGGTCGCCGCGTTCGTGCTGGTGCCCGCCTGGGCGACTGAATACTGGTTGCAGGCCATCCTGATCCCGTTTCTGATCCTGTCGCTGGCGGCGATCGGGTTGAACGTGCTGGTGGGCTATTGCGGACAGATCTCCATCGGGTCGGGGGCCTTCATGGCGGTGGGCGCCTATGCCGCCTGGAACTTCGGCGTGCGTCTGGATCTGCCGCTGCTCGCCCAGATCCTGCTGGGCGGAGTGTTCGCCATGCTGGCCGGGGTGGCATTCGGTGTGCCCAGCCTGCGTATCCGCGGCCTGTACCTGGCGGTCACCACGCTGGCGGCGCAGTTCTTCATGGACTGGGCATTCCTGCGCATCCCGTATTTCACCAATTATTCGAGTTCGGGCAACGTCTCCGTGCCCGAACTCGCCTTCTTCGGCCTGCCGGTGGTCACGCCCGCGCAGAAATATCTGTTCGTGCTGTGTTTCGTCGTGGTCTTTGGCCTGCTGGCAAAAAATCTGGTGCGAGGCGCCATCGGCCGGCAGTGGATGGCGATCCGCGACATGGACGTGGCCGCCGCCGTGATCGGCATCCGGCCGGTCTACGCCAAGCTCACCGCCTTCGCGGTCAGCTCCTTCATCATCGGGGTGGCGGGTGCCTTGTGGGCATACGTGCATCTGGGTTCCTGGGAACCGCTGGCCTTCGATCTGAATCGTTCGCTGCAGCTGCTGTTCATCATCATCATCGGCGGCCTGGGGTCCATCATCGGCAGCTTTTTCGGCGCGGCTTTCATGGTGCTGGTGCCGGTGCTGCTGACCAATGTCCCGCGTGTGCTGGGGCTGTCGCTGCCGGTGGACCTGGCGGCGCATATCGAACACATGGTGTTCGGCTTCCTGATCGTGTTCTTTCTGATCGCGGAGCCGCACGGTCTGGCCAGGCTGTGGAGCATTGCCAAGGAGAAGCTGAGGATCTGGCCGTTTCCCCATTAG
- a CDS encoding ABC transporter substrate-binding protein: MKHALTKTTTAIVLAAAGLVGVSSTAQAAEEDFIPLLVYRTGSFAPLGIPWADGKLDYLKLVNARDGGVNGVKISYEECETAYSTDKGVECYERLKDKSGGATGFDTQSTGITFAVTDRAMVDGRSVVTVGYGLSQSADGRVFKWNFPLLGTYWTAADVMIQDIAKNLGGEDKLKGKKIALIYHDSPFGKEPIPLLEERAKANGFELQLYPVAAPGVEQKSTWLQVRKNRPDFVLLWSAGIMTPTAIREAQSVGYPRDKMYGVWWASSETDVQDLGDAAKGYHGITIQNSAEHGRVHDDVKKYVYDKGQGSDTNGKSFGSIAYTRGMMISMLQVEAIRTAQEKFGKGKHMTPEQVRWGYENLNLDEARLEQLGFAKLMRPVKTTCENHMGTDWARIIQWDGKKFKVVSDWYQSNPKYVRPLVQSLGEKYATEKKLPVRNCAAE, encoded by the coding sequence ATGAAGCATGCATTGACCAAGACCACGACGGCGATCGTGCTGGCCGCCGCCGGACTGGTGGGTGTTTCCAGCACCGCGCAAGCCGCCGAAGAAGATTTCATTCCCCTGCTGGTGTATCGCACCGGGTCCTTCGCGCCCCTGGGGATCCCCTGGGCCGACGGCAAGCTCGATTACCTGAAGCTCGTCAATGCGCGCGACGGCGGGGTCAACGGCGTCAAGATCTCCTACGAGGAATGCGAGACCGCCTATTCCACGGACAAGGGCGTGGAATGCTACGAACGCCTGAAGGACAAGTCCGGCGGGGCGACCGGTTTCGATACCCAGTCCACCGGGATCACCTTCGCGGTGACGGACCGGGCCATGGTGGACGGCCGCTCGGTCGTCACGGTGGGCTACGGACTGTCCCAGTCGGCCGACGGCCGGGTGTTCAAGTGGAATTTCCCGCTGCTGGGCACCTACTGGACGGCCGCCGACGTCATGATCCAGGACATTGCGAAGAACCTGGGGGGCGAGGACAAGCTCAAGGGCAAGAAGATCGCCCTGATCTACCATGACTCGCCGTTCGGCAAAGAGCCGATTCCCCTGCTCGAGGAACGCGCCAAGGCCAATGGTTTCGAGCTGCAGCTGTATCCCGTGGCGGCCCCCGGTGTCGAACAGAAGTCCACCTGGCTGCAGGTTCGCAAGAACCGTCCCGATTTCGTTCTGCTCTGGAGCGCCGGCATCATGACACCGACGGCGATCCGCGAGGCGCAGTCGGTCGGCTACCCGCGCGACAAGATGTACGGCGTCTGGTGGGCCAGTTCCGAGACCGACGTCCAGGACCTGGGCGACGCGGCCAAGGGCTATCACGGCATCACCATCCAGAACAGCGCGGAGCACGGCCGGGTCCACGACGACGTTAAGAAATACGTGTACGACAAGGGTCAGGGATCCGATACCAACGGCAAGAGTTTCGGCTCCATCGCCTATACGCGCGGGATGATGATCTCGATGCTGCAGGTCGAGGCCATCCGCACCGCCCAAGAGAAATTCGGCAAGGGCAAGCACATGACGCCCGAACAGGTGCGCTGGGGGTATGAAAACCTGAACCTGGACGAGGCCCGTCTGGAACAGCTGGGTTTCGCGAAACTGATGCGCCCCGTGAAGACGACGTGCGAGAACCATATGGGGACGGACTGGGCGCGCATCATCCAGTGGGACGGCAAGAAATTCAAGGTCGTGTCCGACTGGTATCAGTCCAATCCGAAGTATGTACGGCCGCTCGTGCAGTCGCTGGGCGAGAAGTACGCCACCGAGAAGAAGCTGCCCGTGCGCAACTGCGCCGCCGAGTAA